In Erigeron canadensis isolate Cc75 chromosome 6, C_canadensis_v1, whole genome shotgun sequence, the following are encoded in one genomic region:
- the LOC122603664 gene encoding 60S acidic ribosomal protein P2-like — MKVVAAYLLALLGGNTAPTAEDLKTILGSVGADADDDKIKLLLSEVKGKDITELIASGREKLASVPSGGGGVAVTAAAGGGAAPAAAAAETKKEEKVEEKEESDDDMGFSLFD, encoded by the exons atgaaggTTGTAGCTGCATATTTGCTGGCTTTGTTGGGAGGTAACACAGCCCCTACTGCTGAAGATTTGAAGACCATTCTTGGCTCAG TTGGAGCTGACGCCGATGATGATAAAATTAAGTTGCTATTGTCCGAGGTGAAAGGAAAAGATATCACTGAGTTGATTGCATCAGGCAGGGAGAAACTGGCTTCCGTTCCTTCTGGAGGTGGCGGTGTTGCTGTTACCGCTGCTGCCGGTGGTGGTGCTGCCCCGGCTGCAGCTGCTGCTGAGACCAAGAAAGAGGAGAAGGTTGAAGAGAAGGAAGAATCAGATGAT GACATGGGTTTCAGTTTGTTTGATTAA